TATTCATGCTGGATAACACGAGCCACAATGCCATAAAACTCCTCTGTATGCTCTACCCAATTTTCATCAAAATATCTAATTTTCACAATTCCTTTTCGCAACACATCTTCATGTATTTTAGGCACGCTAAGGCAACCTTCATTGTAATACCATGGCTCGCCCGACTCTTCAAGGATTTCTGGATTTATAAATATTTTTTTCACTCCTTTGGCTTCTTTGTATTTATCTTTAAACACATCGCAATCTATCACAAAAACACGAATGCTTTTATTTACTTGTGGAGCAGCCAACCCTACGCCATCAGACTGATACATCGTTTCCGTTAAATCGGAAATAAACTTATCTAAATCAGGGTAATTTGCATCAATTTCCTCTGCGTGTTTTCTTAAAACAGGATGACCATAAGCTACTATCGGTAATAACATAATTTAATGTTTTTTATAATTCATATAATCCTGCAATATAATTGTAGCACTAATCTTATCTATATTTCCCTTTTCCCGCCTTTCTGACTTTTTAGAACCCGCATCAATCATTGCTTGCAAAGCCATTTTACTTGTAAAACGCTCGTCCCACCGCTCTATAGCAATTTGTGGCATTAGTTTTTTCAGTCTGTTTATATAGGGAATCATTTGTTTTTCAGACTCAGAAGGCTTTCCAAGCATATCCACAGGCTTGCCAAAAACAATAATGTCGAGGTTGTTTTTTTCGCAATATTTTTGAATAAAATCTACTAATTCAGAAGCAGGGATAGTTGTTAAAGGCGTAGCGATAATGCGTTGCTCGTCAGTTATAGCTATGCCGCAACGCTTTGTGCCAAAATCAATTGCCATTATTCTTCCCATGTTTGCAAAATTACAAAAAAAGAGGATAATTTGAAAAAATTAATGGAAATTGTGAGAATTGATGTTTAATATCCGACAAGTCGGATATTAAACGGGGATTATGACTTCGCTGCGCTCGCCATGATCCCGTTTTTGGGGGGGAGGCTTCATCCATTCATAAACAATATCCGATAAGGCTTTTGAAAAACGGGGATTATGACTTCGCTTCGCTCGTCATGATCCCGTTTTGGGGGAGGCTTCACTCATTCATAAACAATATCCGATAAATCGGATATTGTTTATTCATTTAAGCCTGAGCCTTATGAAAGCAAGCTTTCACGGCTCAGGCTTAAATGAAAACAGCCAGGCTTACGCGTGGCTGTTTATGAATGGTGGCGGAGAGCGAGGGATTCGAACCCCCGGACCCTCGCAGGTCAACGGTTTTCAAGACCGCCGCAATCGACCACTCTGCCAGCTCTCCGCTGCAAAAATACAAATAAATTTTATTCTACAAACATTTTTTGCAATTTTCTTAAAATTTTATAGAAAAAACGCCGAAAACTGATTTAATCTACACATGGTTTTTACTAACCAAAATATTTAACTATATTTGTATTAAATTGAGAAAAAATGAGAAGCACACTATTATTTTTTATATTATTTCTTTTTCTAAGTTCATTACATGTTGAAGCAAAAAAACTAGACATATTCTTGTCTTACTGCACTTTTTATAGCCCAAACGATGGTCCATACATAGAAACATATTTATCTTATAATGGTAAAAACTTGAATTACCGCTTAAACAACAATAATATGTTTCAATCAAAATTAGATATTTTGATATTGTTTAAGCAAAACGACTCTATAAAAGCATTTAACAAATACAGCTTGTTCAGCTCAGAAATCAAAGATACCAATG
This genomic stretch from Bacteroidales bacterium harbors:
- the def gene encoding peptide deformylase, yielding MLLPIVAYGHPVLRKHAEEIDANYPDLDKFISDLTETMYQSDGVGLAAPQVNKSIRVFVIDCDVFKDKYKEAKGVKKIFINPEILEESGEPWYYNEGCLSVPKIHEDVLRKGIVKIRYFDENWVEHTEEFYGIVARVIQHEYDHLEGRVFVDHLSPMKKLLLKGKLTDISKGKVDVDYKMIFPNKTNKR
- the ruvX gene encoding Holliday junction resolvase RuvX — its product is MGRIMAIDFGTKRCGIAITDEQRIIATPLTTIPASELVDFIQKYCEKNNLDIIVFGKPVDMLGKPSESEKQMIPYINRLKKLMPQIAIERWDERFTSKMALQAMIDAGSKKSERREKGNIDKISATIILQDYMNYKKH